One Helianthus annuus cultivar XRQ/B chromosome 12, HanXRQr2.0-SUNRISE, whole genome shotgun sequence genomic region harbors:
- the LOC110896992 gene encoding B3 domain-containing protein Os03g0212300-like, translated as MRSHRKLRNFYRFITSDTDQTCLKIPKKFTRDHRKQILLNNNVLIIVSDDKVWPLVWTVSEDGKLWLQKGWPEFYQHYCLTFGHLLYFKHLGKSIFHVRIFDPRYQELYNLQPEEKIKNNNRSFEVTVRKSYLESSMLYVPVRFYRRYLSSKKKGVRCVLQMAQGGSWGGVKCRVYEGYAKLCGQNWKRFSDENHLCVGDVCVFELINAVEKVMRVTISRAC; from the exons ATGCGATCACACCGGAAGCTTCGTAACTTCTACAGATTCATCACCTCCGACACCGACCAAACATGCCTC AAAATCCCGAAGAAGTTTACAAGAGATCACCGGAAGCAAATCCTGTTGAACAACAATGTCCTGATAATTGTTTCAGATGACAAGGTTTGGCCTCTCGTTTGGACGGTGTCCGAAGACGGTAAGCTCTGGCTGCAAAAGGGTTGGCCCGAGTTTTATCAACATTATTGCTTAACCTTTGGACATCTGTTATATTTTAAACATCTTGGAAAATCCATATTCCACGTTAGAATATTCGACCCAAGATATCAAGAACTATATAACTTACAACCGgaggaaaaaataaaaaataacaaccGCTCTTTCGAAGTCACTGTAAGAAAATCATACTTAGAATCTTCAATGCTG TACGTACCAGTTCGATTTTATAGAAGGTATTTGAGTAGTAAAAAAAAGGGTGTAAGGTGTGTTCTTCAGATGGCACAAGGGGGAAGCTGGGGTGGGGTTAAATGCAGGGTGTACGAAGGATACGCTAAGCTATGTGGTCAAAATTGGAAGAGATTTAGTGACGAGAATCATCTGTGCGTCGGTGACGTTTGTGTGTTTGAGTTGATAAATGCTGTTGAGAAAGTAATGAGAGTCACTATTTCTCGTGCTTGCTGA
- the LOC110893302 gene encoding uncharacterized protein LOC110893302, translated as MGRSEYCLADSFSGKWTTMQTKISNFNNIHNNLVNNLRRRSGSSDVNIMTAAHNDYRVNDRNAFTMIPSWELLRKSPKWHLVPPFDPTAHRSKLSKSTSTTEPSESDARTTINLNDDFEEFGQPQELRRPKGRDRSKAAARARDRSSSTPSDDPTRLDEFDNRLNNLLSIKEKEQ; from the coding sequence ATGGGTCGTAGTGAATATTGTTTGGCCGACTCATTTTCGGGCAAGTGGACCACAATGCAGACCAAGATTAGCAATTTTAACAACATACATAATAATCTCGTCAACAATCTTAGAAGAAGAAGCGGTTCGAGCGACGTAAACATTATGACCGCCGCCCACAACGACTATAGAGTTAATGACAGGAATGCGTTTACGATGATACCTTCGTGGGAGCTTCTTCGCAAATCTCCCAAGTGGCATCTTGTACCGCCGTTTGACCCAACGGCCCATAGGTCAAAATTGTCCAAATCAACATCCACTACCGAACCATCCGAGTCCGATGCTCGTACTACTATTAATTTAAACGACGACTTCGAGGAATTTGGACAACCGCAAGAGCTGCGACGACCAAAGGGTAGGGATAGAAGTAAGGCAGCTGCACGAGCACGAGACAGGTCTTCTTCAACGCCATCGGATGACCCGACAAGGTTGGACGAGTTCGACAATAGACTCAACAATCTTCTCTCGATCAAGGAAAAGGAACAATAA